From Deltaproteobacteria bacterium, the proteins below share one genomic window:
- a CDS encoding peptidylprolyl isomerase translates to MRDMRTAIAGLLVLLAAAPAFAGEIGELATVLKLEDTRATAAEIGRFVDPVHDAEVRRRALIALGASGDAAACDLLLVYADHPDEALATAALAGLGRLWFPKSGVTQDSTPDDRAVDLLVSMMSDSYRFRSAKAAERLRAVAARSLARIGNAEQAAALIPMLRRALVSGADGAFIDQAKAALEGLFRVKPAGARLAAEEALAHAEPSVRLHAALALGRIGDRAALPALEKALADADGAVRVEAARAVGRLGGPSSPTLPAGMLYSGDSVEIVGGLLAYGKGHAGVPIDRATQLLQTAAENDVATPVHLAVLDALGRRSDPPAVDLLAAQIKRGGVFRLRAIRALGVAQAADELLAMPADVWSLDHLTASEYVMALAACEVEPATKKLSDLLGDPVRPRILSVDERGFVALVHAASIARAKTFQDRLRDYLTDERDLVRAVAAEAAAKNANAADLEALVASLRMNRESKSSDSAIATIDALAEVAKKLEGADFARKRIADEVEPFTTDPRALVRAHAAALIRQLTGRRIDTAFHHVASPLTDDDYERIARTLGGVTRMTVKTTRGDFAIECPNAAAPITTYRIARLADRGFYRDQIVHRVEPNFVVQSGDPLGSGWGGSGEPIRDEFSRMSFSEMTVGLATSGPDTGESQWFVTHTATPHLDGAYTAFGRVTKGSEVVLSLVPGDRVSDIEIESWEGKVPE, encoded by the coding sequence GTGCGTGATATGCGAACCGCCATCGCCGGTCTTCTGGTTTTACTCGCCGCCGCACCCGCGTTCGCGGGCGAAATCGGTGAACTCGCCACGGTCCTCAAACTCGAGGACACTCGCGCCACCGCCGCCGAGATCGGACGATTCGTCGATCCAGTTCACGACGCCGAGGTGCGTCGTCGCGCACTGATCGCGCTCGGGGCCTCGGGCGACGCGGCGGCCTGCGACCTACTGCTCGTCTACGCCGATCATCCCGACGAAGCGCTCGCCACGGCCGCTCTGGCCGGGCTCGGACGGCTTTGGTTTCCGAAATCGGGTGTGACGCAAGACTCGACTCCCGACGATCGCGCGGTCGATTTGCTCGTCTCGATGATGTCCGATTCGTACCGCTTTCGTTCGGCCAAGGCCGCGGAGCGATTGCGCGCCGTCGCGGCCCGGTCGCTCGCGCGCATCGGCAACGCCGAGCAGGCCGCCGCGCTGATTCCCATGCTGCGCCGCGCGCTGGTGTCGGGCGCGGACGGCGCGTTCATCGATCAGGCGAAAGCCGCGCTCGAAGGGCTGTTTCGCGTCAAGCCCGCCGGCGCGCGTCTCGCCGCCGAGGAAGCGCTCGCCCACGCGGAACCCTCCGTGCGCCTGCACGCCGCGCTCGCGCTCGGGCGGATCGGCGACCGCGCGGCCCTGCCCGCGCTCGAAAAGGCCCTTGCCGACGCGGACGGCGCGGTGCGCGTCGAGGCCGCGCGGGCCGTCGGACGCCTCGGCGGTCCGTCGTCGCCCACGCTGCCGGCGGGCATGTTGTATTCCGGCGACAGCGTCGAGATCGTCGGCGGCCTTCTAGCTTACGGAAAAGGGCACGCGGGCGTCCCGATCGACCGCGCGACGCAGCTTCTGCAAACCGCCGCGGAAAACGACGTCGCGACGCCGGTTCATCTGGCGGTGCTCGATGCGCTCGGCCGCCGATCCGATCCGCCCGCCGTGGACCTGCTCGCGGCGCAGATCAAGCGCGGCGGCGTCTTCCGGCTGCGCGCGATTCGCGCTCTCGGCGTTGCGCAGGCCGCGGACGAACTGCTCGCCATGCCCGCCGACGTCTGGTCGCTCGATCACCTCACCGCGTCGGAGTACGTCATGGCCCTCGCCGCTTGCGAGGTGGAACCCGCGACCAAAAAACTCTCCGACCTGCTGGGCGATCCGGTGCGTCCGCGAATCCTCTCGGTCGACGAACGGGGATTCGTCGCCCTCGTCCACGCGGCATCGATCGCGCGCGCGAAGACCTTTCAGGATCGGTTGCGCGACTACCTCACTGACGAGCGCGATCTCGTGCGCGCCGTGGCCGCGGAGGCCGCCGCGAAGAACGCGAATGCCGCGGACCTGGAGGCGCTCGTGGCATCGCTGCGCATGAACCGCGAATCGAAATCGTCCGACTCGGCGATCGCGACGATCGACGCGCTGGCCGAGGTCGCGAAAAAACTGGAAGGCGCGGACTTCGCGCGAAAGCGTATCGCCGATGAAGTAGAACCCTTCACCACCGATCCTCGCGCCCTTGTGCGCGCCCACGCGGCGGCGCTCATTCGCCAGCTTACCGGGCGGCGGATCGACACGGCATTCCACCACGTCGCCTCACCGCTCACCGATGACGACTACGAGCGTATCGCGCGCACGCTGGGCGGCGTGACGCGCATGACGGTGAAGACCACGCGCGGCGATTTCGCCATCGAGTGTCCGAACGCAGCCGCGCCCATCACGACGTACCGCATCGCGCGGCTGGCCGACCGGGGCTTTTACCGCGACCAGATCGTCCACCGCGTGGAACCGAATTTCGTGGTGCAAAGCGGCGATCCGCTGGGGTCGGGGTGGGGCGGCAGCGGCGAGCCGATCCGCGACGAGTTCTCGCGGATGTCGTTCTCGGAGATGACCGTGGGCCTCGCCACTTCGGGCCCGGACACCGGCGAGAGCCAGTGGTTCGTCACGCACACCGCGACGCCGCACCTGGACGGCGCGTACACGGCGTTCGGGCGCGTCACGAAG